ACCTTCGTCGCTCAAAAAAGCCTCCTGGTTTATCGCCGATAACTGGTTTTTTTCTCTTCCCTTCCTTACGTTCTTTTTCGTGATCTACTTCTGGCACACCAAGGGGCGAGACCCGGAGGGTAGGGGAGTAGTGGCAGTGCAGTACGAGCCGCCCAAGGATTTAACTCCCGCCGAGGCCGGGGCGCTGGTGGATGAGCGGGCGGATATCATCGACATAACCTCGACCGTGATAGACCTGGCGGTAAGGGGCTACATAAAGATCCGGGAAGTGGAAAGCACAAAACTCTTTTTCTTCTCGGACAGGGACTATCGGCTTATTAAAATCAAGGAGCCCCTTGGCAACGAGCTTAAACCCCATGAGCTTGAGGTTTTCACCGGCATGTTTGGCTCGAAGGATGAGATACTCATTTCCAGCCTGAAGAACAAATTTTATACCCATCTTCCATCCATAAAGGAATCCCTCTATAAACAGCTCGTAAGCGGGGGTTACTTTCCTTCTCACCCGGAGAAAGTTAGAAACGTGTTTAAGTGGTCGGGGATAGCATTAATAGTGGTGTCCTTCCTTTTTCTACCGCATTGGGGGATGAAGCTTTCGTTTGTCCTCTCCGGGATTTTTATCCTGATATTCTCCAGGTATATGCCCAGGAAAACAAAAAAAGGCTCTCTGGCCAGAGAGAACATCTTGGGCTTTAGAGAGTTTATCGAGAGGGCGGAAAAGGACCGTATCGAAAGGCTGGCCAAAGACGACCCCACTCTCTTTGACAGGGTGCTTCCCTACGCCTTGGTGTTCGGCTTGGGAGACAGATGGGCCGAGGCTTTTCAGGATATGTATGCAAAGCCTCCCTCTTGGTACGATTCTCCGAGATACGGAAATTCGTTCTCGCCGCGTATATTCGTGGATGACCTGGGAAGGAGCCTTAGCGTGATGAACAGCACCTTTGCCTCGACACCAAGCCGCTCCGGAGGCGCCGGCGGGAGCGGTTTTAGCGGCGGCTCGAGCGGGGGAGGGTTTGGC
The nucleotide sequence above comes from Thermodesulfobacteriota bacterium. Encoded proteins:
- a CDS encoding DUF2207 domain-containing protein → MKLIITAFAFSLLICLFPLTIHAEEIRDFRTEILINKNSSISVQEDIEYDFGYELRHGIFREIPYKYEVGIRNYNLRMDVRRVTDFKDKPYKYSVRREGRYVIVKIGDPDREITGVHGYRIEYFVDGALNFFEDHDELYWNVTGNEWKIPIKKVSAKVYFEKEIPEGIKATCYTGYFGSKEQDCRFTITPSGVEFFASDSFNPGEGLTIVLGLPKGILKEPSSLKKASWFIADNWFFSLPFLTFFFVIYFWHTKGRDPEGRGVVAVQYEPPKDLTPAEAGALVDERADIIDITSTVIDLAVRGYIKIREVESTKLFFFSDRDYRLIKIKEPLGNELKPHELEVFTGMFGSKDEILISSLKNKFYTHLPSIKESLYKQLVSGGYFPSHPEKVRNVFKWSGIALIVVSFLFLPHWGMKLSFVLSGIFILIFSRYMPRKTKKGSLARENILGFREFIERAEKDRIERLAKDDPTLFDRVLPYALVFGLGDRWAEAFQDMYAKPPSWYDSPRYGNSFSPRIFVDDLGRSLSVMNSTFASTPSRSGGAGGSGFSGGSSGGGFGGGGGGSW